A stretch of Brassica napus cultivar Da-Ae chromosome C6, Da-Ae, whole genome shotgun sequence DNA encodes these proteins:
- the LOC106404712 gene encoding CLAVATA3/ESR (CLE)-related protein 17 → MTHVLVRRERHGSKNRRWDMTIKYFFFFLVVMFQICLSSSSASVDSRRHFVSSPPRKTLVYAAAPFRWDLNIEDNIYGDDKRVVHTGPNPLHN, encoded by the coding sequence ATGACTCACGTGTTGGTACGAAGAGAGAGACACGGAAGCAAAAATAGAAGATGGGACATGACCATcaaatatttcttcttcttcttagttgtCATGTTTCAGATATGCTTGTCCTCATCATCAGCTTCTGTTGATTCTCGTCGTCACTTCGTCTCGTCGCCGCCGAGAAAGACTCTGGTGTATGCAGCGGCGCCGTTTCGTTGGGATTTGAATATAGAAGATAACATTTATGGAGACGACAAGAGAGTAGTTCACACCGGTCCCAATCCTCTCCACAACTAA